AgcttttctttcgaaatctctcttttaggtcgcggtccttgtatttcagtatattttttgttttgttccctaatctctgttggtttttcacttgtcaacgttcatatcttcctcttccattctattctagtctctttttgttgtttttccagaacaccctggCTTTTAACGTTgcctttctacatctcattttagttttaaatattcaagacacccctggccgcggtgctgtgcagcctgctctgggtgaccctgcttgggcagggggttggactgggtgacccacagaggtcccttccaaccccgaacattccgtgaccccgtgaccccagaggtcccttccaaccccgaacattccgtgattccgtgactcacagagcgccctggcaacccccaaacattccgtggttccgtggttcagttgagtgtgcaggcagcgtgcaggcagcgtgcaggcagcgtgcagagaggccaggcgtgcacagggagcaagtcgtgagcgtggagcttgagcagtgaccatgcaaggagcacgcagtaagtgtgcattaagcgtgcagtgagtgtgcagacaggccaggagcgtgcagggagctttctgcgatggcgtgactggctgggtagatgaggggagagccgtggctgttgtctgtctcatcttcagcaaggctttcgacacggtctcccatcacatcctcctagggaagctcaggcagtgtgggctggacgagtggtcggtgaggtggattgagaactggctgaatggcagagctcagggagttgtcatcagcggcgctgagtctggttggaggtccgtaactagtggtgtgccccagggtcagtactgggcccagccttgttttaCTCCTTCATCAGTgacgtggatgaagagttagagtgtaccctcagcaagtttgctgatgccaccaaactgggaggagtggtggatacaccagcaggctgtgctgccattcagcgagacctggacaggctggagagttgggcagagaggaacctgatgaggttcaacaagggcaaatgcagggtcctgcccctggggaggaacaaccccaggcaccagtacaggcttgggcggccctgctggagagcagctttgcggagagggacctgggtttcctggtggacgacaggttgaccatgagccagcagcgtgccctggctgccaagaaggccaatggcatcctggggtgcattaggaggagtgtcaCCAGCTGatcgagggagtttctccttcccctctacactgccctagtgaggcctcatctggagtactctgtccagttctgggctctcccgttcaagaaagacgaggagctactggagagagtccagaggagggttaggaggatcatgaggggactggagcatctctcctatgaggagagcctgagggagctggacttgttcagcctggagaagagaaggctgagaggggaccttagaaatgcctctaaagatctgcagggtgggggtcaggaggacgggcccagactctttccagtggtgcccagcgacaggacaaggggcaacgggcacaaactgaagcagaggaagctccagctgaacgcgaggaagaacttcttccctctgagggtgacggagccctggcccaggctgcccagggaggatgtggcatctccttctctggagatattcaagacccccctggccgcggtgctgtgcagcctgctctgggtgaccctgcttgggcagggggttgggctgggtgacccacagaggtcccttccaaccccgaacattctgtgattccgtgaccccagaggtcccttccaaccctgaacattccgTGACCCcttgaccccagaggtcccttccaaccccaaacattctgtgattccgtgaccccagaggtcccttccaaccccgaacattccgtgaccccgtgacccacagaggtcccttccaaccccgaacattccgtgattccgtgactcacagagcgccctggcaacccccaaacattccgtggttccgtggttcagctgagtgtgcaggcagcgtgcaggcagcgtgcagagaggccaggcgtgcacagggagcaagtcgtgagcgtggagcttgagcagtgaccatgcaaggagcacgcagtaagtgtgcattaagcgtgcagtgagtgtgcagacaggccaggagcgtgcagggagctttctgcgatggcgtgactggctgggtagatgaggggagagccgtgggtgttgtctgtctcatcttcagcaaggctttcgacacggtctcccatcacatcctcctagggaagctcaggcagtgtgggctggacgagtggtcggtgaggtggattgagaactggctgaatggcagagctcagggagttgtcatcagcggcgctgagtctagttggaggtccgtaactagtggtgtgccccaggggtcagtactgggcccagccttgtttaacttcttcatcagtgacgtggatgaagagttagagtgtaccctcagcaagtttgctgatgccaccaaactgggaggagtggtggatacaccagcaggctgtgctgccattcagcgagacctggacaggctggagagttgggcagagaggaacctgatgaggttcagcaagggcaaatgcagggtcctgcccctggggaggaacaaccccaggcaccagtacaggctggggcggccctgctggagagcagctgtgtggagagggacctgggtgtcctggtggacgacagggtgaccatgagccagcagcgtgccctggctgccaagaaggccaatggcatcctggggtgcattaggaggagtgtcgctaattggggcgccctcgttagcgCTAATGTGgagcagggcgctgattgccccgTCTGCGAGGGGGCGGAATTTGGGGGCCTGGGGGGGTTGTGACCCCCCCGCTGTGGCCCCACCGGCactttggggggtgggggcacacccggactgcggggaggggggcggagcgtgacgcggtgcccggcGTGGGCAGGGCTCGGGGGtgcggggcgatggcggctcgggaggggagggggcgagcagccaataggcaGCGCGggcggtgacgtcatgcgcagccattggccgaggcgccgccgctcggcgcgtgcgttctCAGCCCGGGTCGGCATCACGCaagacgtggggtggggggaggggagaggggacacccgcgccgtgacgggctcccacggtgccacccagccggggtggggccggggggggggctgtgctgtgaccccctgccgtgcgcaggcctcgcggctgagcaccgcaCCGCTCGTGACACgcgtgggctggggtggggggggacactggggggtgtccctggggctctCCGCACCCTGCCCGGTgcagccgggggggctgggggggtccccgcccctgggtgcagcgtggggggtggggtgggggtgtgtcctCCCGGGGGGCGGTGTCACAtggcaggggcggggcgggggggcggaacCTCTGCCATaaagctcctgggggggggggacaggggagcgtcccctcccggcggtgcggagcgatgcggagcgggGTGGGCTGCGGTACCCctggcagcggcggctctgcgggaccggtgagcgccgggggggttttgggaccgggggggctccgtgcgggcctcctgacacccacccccccgggctcctctctccgcagGTCTCGTCCCACCCCTGGCACCCCCCCGATGTCTCTGCCCGCTCCTCCACATCCCTCCCCCCTTTCccggttttttttccttcttttgttggttggttggttgggctttttcctgccCTGCATCCCTCCCGTGTTTCTCCCTGCACCCTccccgcagcaagatggtgcagaaggaatctgagaaccccggtttccaccgctccgtcaaggtaagggggtgctccccgcccccgtgatgctccggagTGGGGGGAGGGTGCTCTGGGGGGCGGACGGaagggtgcggggttggggtgcagGTCTGCTGCGGCCGGATCCTGCGATCTGCAGCGCTCTGCGCCGCATCCTCTGCCCGGGGtaggggggggcacggacacacatcagcgacctccccccttccccccacccccgagAAGGGAGGGGAGCGCCCAGGGTActgccacccaacccgggccgcaAGACCCacctgtccccctgccccgggggctcAGGGtgtgctccccgagggggggtcagacaccccccacacccctcccccccgcagcaaggctttgctcaccccgctgcagctcccacgggtgtcccccgtggggtgggtcagcgggtgggctgcatgtccccccccccagctgcacccattcaccgcacgtctgtgagcaggggctgggggggctgccgggcccagcccaggacctgttgtgcgagggccagatcctggtaagggggctgcagccggggcacTAGGACCCCTGTCCCTCTTGGGCGCTGTCacgcgaggggggtgcgagggggggggtctgggtcccccaaacgctggcTCTCGTCAGCCGGGCGTCTTCATGGGAGCTTTGTTTACTTTGGCTCCCGGGTctgcgagggatgctgggagctcacccgaaacctgcccagcttattttagctgacacctaatcctgctttgaggacttctggctggggtttgggccccccctccatcccccccaccccgggtggttagggaccaggacgggggggacacgggggacacctcggatgcgctgccgcAGCcaccgcgcagcgtctgccctgtgtgtcccatcccccaaaccttttgtgcgccggtgctgcggcagcgggcagggccccctctCCCCCTGTACCCCCCTGGagcccccccgggaggcctcatcctgcccacgGTGCAGGGccttgggcccgagccgctcgtccccgccatgacatgggggccttggggggggctggagggtgacaccgcactccgcaaaccctgatactgtctttttttagggggggggggaggaatctggccaaacgctgcgcaggagcgttttcaggcatcaggagtggtgcttggttgggggggATGCTCCtggcatccccgcaccgcgatggggaccccccggccccccgagaGCCGCCctggcagcaaacaggcgctctcgggctgtttctggtggcggtggccggggctggctgctcccgcgccgcgctggggctggcagctggcccgggcaccggggcaccggggtgggttggggaacgccgccgggagctgctgcctccacccaaacagatttcgtaaccctgtggaggacggggccctttcgcctcgcggccgggtgcccccggcactgccccgtcccgcggtggggtggctcggggggggctgaaggtccccatgtcccctttggggtgctgggggcggaggcgctgggtttggggtgggggaggcagtggttcccacacccatcacccatgcggggtgcagggagggttgggagcggggcccgatcctgccaggtcacggGCGTCACGCAGCCAtgggcacggcgctcaccggagcggcgctgagtgggctccggccccccgtgaccttgcggggaggcgggaggacgcggtgcggtggctccggagcccgtcctgccctgtggcttttcttcctccccccctcgctgtagttcaggtcGGGGTGGAgattcggggctgggttggtacgcgcagccccagtccctctcatcatcgcctgcgtgccggcctggggctgctggcgcggAGGCATGACCCtgcggcaacatccccggcaggagacgtggtcaaacccttcctcctcctcctcctcctcttcctccggctctgccgcatccctctggcagcagtgccgtgagccggtgccctgcacgagcagggTGTGTGCCCAGGCCAGTGGCGTGCCcggaccgggcgggcggcggcggctggtccgGCGGCTGCCGTCTCACTCCTGTTCTTGGCCCCTGCAGGAACAAAATCCCTTCGAGgtggcgtttgacctggagctCGACAAGTCCAGTGACCTGGAGCTCGACAAGTCCAATGACCTGGAGCCCGTCTCTGAGTGCCCATCCCGTCCTGGTGAGCTGCGGGTGTCCACCCAGGGGGGTGCCCTCACCCTGGACCccgggatgtcggccctctgcgTTGCCCTGAAGGcgctggggggctgccccggggctggcgatgctggggggagcgcagggtggccgGGGGTGACTCACGCCggtggctttgctccggcgcagatgtgcctttgagtcagcccatcgacacccccagcaccaagaaaaggagcaagaacaacagcttctccggcaggttcgaaggtgagcggggctgcccagggaccccaggggtcccccccgggctgcggcagggctggggccctcctggtgtccccaggctcagggacagccgtggtgtcccgtgccgcggtggggccggcagctcaggcgccctctctcctgccagatgtttactggctgtgcgacgaggtgctgggagaaggggcccaaggcagagtccagacCTGCGTTAACCTcatcaccaacaaggagtacgcagtgaaggtaaagctccgcggggcttggggctgcagagccggctcctgcccaccccctgccttcagtttctccttctgccctccacatcctgggctcctggctctcctggctgtgcggagctggcacaggacgacggtttcacggagtaggggggatggagaggggcaggagcggggcagggccaggccacacAGGTGGcatgctgtcctctgccaccgcccagctgcaggaccttggtcaacccccttagccacgctcctacccctgtaaattagggcagacgcgagattaaattaacgcttgcgccacgtctagggacttggggcaagcaggggcatgtggtgtggcagggtggccagcccccgctcgccccagggaggGTTTTCTGCCCCCGCAAACACTAGAGGGGTcggggtgagccagctgcttttggggtcggggatggtggtgccgcgtccctgcaccccacaggctcccagtcacggcgtgggggggctgggacaggccctgtgtccaaacgcaaggggcacttggcttcccctgttgcccccgggtgcttttgggtgcccaagcagggaaactgaggcagggggagggctgcatggcggttgggtgttcagtgtgccccgaagggctgggggtcagtgggaccacccagctctcccctgcgggtggagaccccctgctcaccccatggcacgtccaccaggcacccgctgtgccagcgcccggcagggcgaagggccgtgctccgctgccggggcggctgcgccggggctcggccgcggagCTCGCCTTggccgcgggccccgggagggagcggcttggccccgccaccgggaacagcctgttctgctgccttaaccccttcgggcaccccccgcctgcctctgcccggccccgggggtccccagcgccggctgAGTTGGAGCGCAGTGgttgccggccccggtccctctccggcagcggtgcctctccctgagtctcgcccgctttgTCTTGCAGATCATCGACAAGCGCCAGGGCCAAGTCTTCAACagggtcttacgggaggtggtgatgctgaatctgtgccagggacacaggtaccgcagggcagccgccgtccccatcccccacggtgggcacagggcgcgggctgagaccgggctgacgctcgagacacccatgggcggcaggcaggccgccctcctgcgcggctctccctctgcgtgggcctcgccgggagcatcccgaggcgacgtggagccgcttgccatgacgaaggggccgcggcggccaagttggagcggtgccgaggggcgagccgagctgccgccgcggcgttcgccgtcccgccgcggagagctgctgagtggggctgtttctggagcggggcgagcgagccaggagggtctgcgagccattagggagcggggcccggcgctggaagcccctctccccgctggaatgtggccgggggccccagccgcgtggtttcagtcgctggaaacccgattttctcctccgttggccctccCCCAAGGAGCcatgcggggtggggggctgcggggagggggggaccctgcgatcTTTTTGGGCGGATGCCAGGCTGATGCCACcgtccccgcaggaacatcctgcagctgatcgagttcttcgaggaggaggacaGTTTTTACCTGGTggttgagaagatgaggggaggtgagtgcggtgccggggcagggggagcgggggcggcgggagccccccccaacacccacgagcccccactctGCTCttgcccggccgcaggctccatcaTGACCCACATCCTGGAGAGATGCCGCTtcaacgagctggaggccagcatggTGGTacgggacatcgccagcgccctgcactttttgcacatcagaggtgagccgagccaccccggggtgcagccgtgcccccccccagccggggggtgctgcccccccctcctgcccggggagcaggggccggtgccggccgcgggcgcgcagggtcaggcccggctgcgtcgtgtTGTCGTGGTGCGCAgcctgctcctccggtttggccgggacttggggccagcagcaatttgtgcccttcgccgtgacgcgggcggtgatttggggtggggagggaggggtccctgtgccgcccccagaccttctgctgtggaaatcttgggggggggggcaggcttttccactcattgcctcttctcccccctcccaggaattgctcacagggatttaaaaccagaaaatattctgtgcgagcgcctggaccaggtgagcggggagcagggggtggtgccggggctgggggggccctggttccccgcgggggatgctgctgcggcagctggggcgcgaacgtggggctgagggtacccgggggctgctggggggggtcactggccgcctctcccccctccccaggtctcccccgTGAAGATCTGCGACTTCGACCTGGCAAGCGGCATCAAATTCACGGACGATTCCTTCCCCATTTCCACCCCGAAGCTGTTCTCGCCGGTgagcgtgcagaccatggggcagggggggtataatgtcgatgggggggggggggtggaatgtCCCTGGAGGGGCCCCCTCA
The nucleotide sequence above comes from Opisthocomus hoazin isolate bOpiHoa1 chromosome 38, bOpiHoa1.hap1, whole genome shotgun sequence. Encoded proteins:
- the LOC142365371 gene encoding MAP kinase-interacting serine/threonine-protein kinase 2-like; translation: MVQKESENPGFHRSVKEQNPFEVAFDLELDKSSDLELDKSNDLEPVSECPSRPDVPLSQPIDTPSTKKRSKNNSFSGRFEDVYWLCDEVLGEGAQGRVQTCVNLITNKEYAVKIIDKRQGQVFNRVLREVVMLNLCQGHRNILQLIEFFEEEDSFYLVVEKMRGGSIMTHILERCRFNELEASMVVRDIASALHFLHIRGIAHRDLKPENILCERLDQVSPVKICDFDLASGIKFTDDSFPISTPKLFSPCGTAEFMAPEVVETFYSHKEVPSYDKRCDLWSLGVLLYNMLSGYTPFMERCGSDCGWDMGEMCNTCQKMIFKSIRKGKYEFPEKDWAHISPAAKDLISCLLVRDANKRLTAAQVLEHPWVQGYVLDNSLLTPIIL